One Candidatus Dormiibacterota bacterium DNA window includes the following coding sequences:
- the kdpB gene encoding potassium-transporting ATPase subunit KdpB produces MISSRRAARRAQDRPLFERAIIGPAIAESFKKLDPRWQARNPVMFVVEVGALATVVFALRDATSGGPAAFDAVISAWLWFTVLFANFAEAVAEGRGKAQADALRRTKTQTTANRVIGDVLEAVISSALRRGDVVRVQTGEMIPGDGEVIKGAATVDESAITGESAPVIREAGGDRSAVTGGTRVLSDSIDIRITSNPGESFLDRMIAMVEGAKRQKTPNEIALSILLAGLTIIFVVAVATLAPFAVYAGARLSVTVLIALLVCLIPTTIGGLLSAIGIAGMDRVMQRNVLAMSGRAVEAAGDVDTLLLDKTGTITLGNRQAVAIVAAEGVTIEEATRVAYLTSLADETPEGRSIVALALQNGLQPPAATDGAFVPFSAYTRMSGVDLSDGGRLRKGAPDSIMAWVAQSGGSGHAGLSSDVERIARSGGTPLLVAHDDCVLGVIHLKDILKPNMKERFDRLRAMGIRTVMITGDNPLTAAAIAKEAGVDDFLAEATPETKMELIKREQFSGRLVAMTGDGTNDAPALAQADVGVAMNSGTQAAKEAANMVDLDSDPTKLIEVVEIGKQLLMTRGALTTFSIANDVAKYFAILPAIFIGAYPAMQQLNVMRLSTPQSAILSAVIFNALIIIALIPLALRGVAYVPRGANAALRTNVLIYGFGGILVPFVGIKLIDMLLALLHLT; encoded by the coding sequence ATGATTTCCTCACGTCGAGCCGCACGCCGCGCACAGGACCGCCCGCTCTTCGAGCGTGCCATTATCGGCCCTGCCATCGCGGAGTCGTTCAAGAAGCTTGACCCGCGCTGGCAAGCGCGCAATCCCGTGATGTTCGTGGTCGAAGTCGGCGCGCTTGCAACCGTCGTCTTTGCCCTTCGCGATGCGACCAGCGGCGGCCCCGCGGCCTTCGATGCGGTGATCTCCGCGTGGCTGTGGTTCACCGTGCTCTTCGCGAATTTCGCCGAAGCTGTGGCCGAAGGGCGGGGTAAAGCGCAAGCCGATGCGCTACGGCGCACCAAGACGCAGACAACGGCCAATCGCGTGATTGGCGATGTGCTCGAAGCGGTGATCTCAAGCGCGCTGCGCCGAGGCGATGTGGTGCGCGTGCAAACCGGGGAGATGATTCCCGGAGACGGCGAGGTGATCAAGGGCGCAGCAACGGTCGACGAATCGGCGATTACGGGAGAATCGGCGCCCGTTATTCGCGAAGCCGGCGGCGATCGCAGCGCCGTCACGGGCGGAACGCGCGTGTTGAGCGACAGCATCGACATTCGCATCACGTCGAACCCCGGCGAAAGCTTTCTGGATCGGATGATCGCGATGGTCGAAGGCGCGAAGCGGCAGAAGACGCCGAACGAGATCGCGCTCTCGATTCTGCTCGCCGGCCTGACGATCATCTTCGTCGTCGCTGTAGCGACGTTAGCGCCATTTGCCGTGTATGCCGGTGCGCGACTGAGCGTCACGGTGCTGATCGCGCTACTGGTCTGTCTCATCCCAACGACGATTGGCGGGCTGCTCTCCGCCATCGGTATCGCCGGTATGGATCGGGTGATGCAACGCAACGTCCTGGCGATGAGCGGACGAGCGGTTGAGGCGGCGGGCGATGTCGACACGCTCCTGCTCGACAAGACCGGAACCATCACGCTGGGTAATCGCCAGGCGGTCGCGATCGTCGCAGCCGAAGGCGTCACGATAGAAGAAGCGACGCGCGTGGCTTACCTAACATCGCTCGCCGACGAGACGCCGGAGGGCCGTTCCATCGTGGCGCTAGCGCTACAGAATGGTCTCCAGCCGCCGGCAGCTACCGACGGCGCCTTCGTTCCGTTTAGCGCATACACGCGCATGAGCGGCGTCGACCTTTCCGATGGCGGGAGGTTGCGTAAGGGCGCGCCGGATTCGATTATGGCGTGGGTAGCGCAATCCGGCGGCAGCGGGCACGCCGGCCTTTCCTCCGATGTCGAACGCATCGCGCGTAGTGGTGGGACGCCGCTGTTGGTTGCGCACGACGACTGCGTCTTGGGCGTCATCCATCTCAAAGACATCCTCAAGCCGAACATGAAGGAACGCTTCGATCGGCTTCGCGCGATGGGCATCCGTACGGTGATGATTACGGGCGACAATCCCTTAACCGCGGCGGCCATCGCGAAGGAGGCCGGCGTCGACGATTTTCTCGCCGAGGCTACGCCTGAAACCAAGATGGAGTTGATCAAACGGGAGCAGTTCAGCGGGCGCTTGGTCGCGATGACGGGCGACGGAACCAACGACGCCCCCGCTCTGGCCCAAGCCGATGTCGGCGTCGCGATGAACTCCGGCACGCAGGCCGCTAAAGAAGCGGCCAATATGGTCGACTTGGATTCCGACCCGACGAAATTGATCGAGGTCGTTGAGATCGGCAAGCAACTGCTGATGACGCGAGGCGCCCTCACGACCTTTTCGATCGCGAACGACGTCGCGAAGTACTTCGCGATTCTCCCGGCGATATTCATCGGCGCATACCCCGCGATGCAACAACTCAACGTGATGCGGCTCTCGACACCGCAAAGCGCGATCCTTTCGGCCGTAATCTTCAACGCGCTGATCATCATCGCGTTGATTCCGCTGGCGTTACGCGGCGTCGCGTACGTTCCGCGCGGCGCGAACGCGGCGTTGCGGACCAACGTGCTCATTTACGG